A region of the Pantoea alfalfae genome:
GCGCTTGCGCAGCAGAGCTGAAGAGCAATGGACGCCGAGAGAAAATAAAAAAGGCCGGTCAGACCGGCCTCGTGAAATCGGATGGCTTAGTGCGTCAGCTGACGCACAAACGCAACGATCTCCTGATTCTTGCCATGCTCAGACAGGCACTGCTGGAAACGCGGGCCGCTGACCGCGGTACGCACCAGTTCAGGATCGATAGCGCGCAGGGTGTCGAGATAGTTATCTTTAATCACCGCAGCCTTAACCTGATTCAGCAGACCGGCATTGCGTACCTGCGGCTCTTTACGCTCTGGCGGATAGCCATTGCCCTTCTCACCGGTAAACGCTTTTTCAAAGATAAAGCGCAGATTCAGTTCTGCGCCCCAGCCAAACCCTTTGGCAAACGGCAGCGCCAGTGCGTTACCGTTGTTAATCTGGGCAAACAGGTAGGCATCCGCCGGATCGATACAGTAGCCGCAGTTGACGCCCGGATGGATATTAAGTGACATCAGCGCGCCCTGCCCGGTGCCGCAGCCCGCGACCACGAAATCCACTGCCTGGCTGTTGAGCAGTATGCTGGCCTGAATACCGAGGTGAATGTAGGTCAGATGGTGATCCTGCTCATCGCTCATACCGACGTTGAAGACCTGATGGCCCAGCGGCTGTGCGACGCCTTCCAGTTCTTTCAGCACGGTAACGTTTTTAGCGGCCTGGCTGTTTTCCATCATTAACGCGATTTTCATGATCTACCCTTATAAATTAATTGAAACACTGTTTCATTTTAGTGAAAAACCACTAAAGTGCATGAACTAATTCACCCGAGTGCTGTGAGATCCATCACAAAACGGTTACCGCAGCAGGGGCAACCGCAGGAGGATTGCGATGTTTATCTACCATAAAGAGCGACCATTGGAAGATCTGGGTAACGGCGTAACCCGCCGTGTGCTGGCGTACGGCGGCACCATGATGGCGGTAGAAGTGATTTTTGAGAAAGAGGCTGTCGGCCCGCTGCATCACCATCCCCACGAGCAACTGACCTATGTGCTGAGCGGACGTTTTGCCTTCACCATCAATGGTGAAACGCGTGAGGTGGGCGCAGGAGATACGCTCTACAAAGCGCCCAATGTGGTTCATGGCTGTGTCTGTCTTGAAGCAGGTGTGCTGCTGGATACGTTTACACCGCAGCGCGAAGATTTCCTCGCCGCTAAATAATTCACGCGGCCCAATGGGCCGCCTGTTTAACTGCCCAATGCTGTGTCTTTTCCCTGCCCGCCGGATTTAACTTAAAACCGGTACAATTTTTCTGAAATTCCGTTCACTCCTAACTGAATGATTAGCCAGCACTTCCTCTTCAGCCGCGCTGCGCTTAGCCCCGGCTTAAAAATCATTCAGGCAGATTCCTGTACAAAAACCGGATCGTTGTATAAGTTTAATAGCAACATCAGTGCGTTTTTTAACCCGAAACAGGACAATAATATGCCAATGCAAAACACCCTGACCCTGCCGGTGAACCATACCATCCCGGTCAAAAATGAGTTCACATCATCCTTTGCCGCCTCTGAGCAGGACAAACTCAATTTTCTGATTGAGGAATTACTGGAAGCAGGCAAAGAAAAAAGCTGCATGGAACTGCTGCGCCATCTGGCCTCTGCGGACAGTGCCGAAGAAGAAGCGTGCTGCCGCGAACTGTTGACGTTGCTGATGGCACAAAAATGATGCCTGTGGCTGGCTGTTCAGCGCAGCTTCACTACGCTTCGGGACGTTCATCGATATTCCGCACATACGCCTGACCGCATTCCGCCGTTCAGGCGTATTAGTGTCTGTGTAAACATTGCCTGGTGTTCTCAACACCATATTGCCCACAGCTACGGATGCTGATCCGGGTGGTCAATGCGGGTTTACTTACACGCCCCCAGCCTCTCATTGCTTATCCCTCCATGCTTTTGTTAGCCTGAATCGCGCATCGACGAGACGCGTCTTACATCGGCCGCACGGTTTATTCCCCGTCTGTTAAAGGAGTGACATGTTCATGACCTCTGCACCTGCCACACTGCATCTGCTGTGCGGCAAAATTGCTTCAGGAAAATCGACGCTGGCGGCTCAGCTGGGCGCGTTGCCCGGTTACGTCGTCCTCAGCGAGGATCAGTGGCTCGCCGCGCTTTACCAGGACGAGATGCATTCAGTGGCCGATTACGTGCGCGTTGCGGCAAAACTCAGGAAGGCGATGACGCCCCATCTGGTGGCGCTGCTTAACGCGGGTGTCCCGGTGGTGCTCGATTTTCCGGCCAACACCCGGGCAAATCGTGACTGGATGCGCTCGGTGATAGAGGCGTCCTCTGCTGATCATCGCCTGCATTATCTGGACGTGCCGGACGCACTGTGTAAATCGCGTCTGCACGCCCGTAATCAGAGCGGCGAACATGCCTTTGCTGCAACGGAGGAGCAGTTCGCGCTGATTACCCGCTATTTTGAACCGCCGCAGGAGGAAGAAGGCTTTCATCTGGTGCGCCACGTTTAACGTCTTCTGATATCAGGAGAGTCCGAGAGCGGCAAGCACGTCAGCAATCTCCCGACAATCGGCAGCAGAAAGCGGCAACAGCGGGCGCGGTACACAGTCGCGTTCAGTCAGCCCCAGCAGCCCTGCTGCGGCACTGATCACCCGGAAACTGCCGCCGTGATGGCGGAACAGTGCCCACAATGGCTGAAGACGATCGGACTGCGCTCTGACGCTCGCATAATCGCCTGCGGCTGCCGCATCGGTCATCGCTTTTGCGACGCGCGGAAACAGCCCGCCGCACACCGAATACCAGCCATCACAGCCTGCAATCAATCCGTTGGAGGCAGCGGCATCACCGCTGACGCCAACCGACACGGAAGCAGGCAGCGTGCCGCGCAGTTGCATGAGGCGATCATTCGCTACTGATTGCTCCGCCGGTACACCCGGAATTTTCACTGAACCCACACCAGGCAGTTCAGCGATACGGCCCAGCAGCGTATCCGAAAACGTAAAATGGGTTGTGCCCGGATTGTCATAGACGCAGATCGGCACCGAGGCGTAACGCGTTACGGTCTCATAGAGCGTGAACACTTCCTCCTCTTTCAATGCCTGATAACCCAGTGGCGGCAGTAATAGCGCGGCGGCACCCGCCTGCTGCGCATCTTCCGCCAGCGCCAGCACCTCGTCGGTGCTTACCGCACCCACGCAGATCATCACCGGAATCGAATCTGCATGTTCCACAGCCAGCGTTGCGATGCGCCTGCGCTGCGTGCGGGTCAGATACGCATAGCTGCCGGTTGATCCCAGCACACCAAGGGAGTCGACTTTTGCCTCCGTCAGCCTGCTCAGCAGCCGCAGAAAGGCCGCTTCATCGGGGTTACCCTCGGCAAAGGGAGTAAGGGGAAAGGCACTGAGTCCGCTGAACATATCATCTGCTCCATCGTAAGAATGCGTTGCCTGGCTGACGTTCGTCCGCACAGCCATATTTCGTTACGGGCCGAAGCCTCGGTTGGCTCCGCCCGCTATTTTTGCGCCATCACCCTCTTTACTCTCGTCTGAAGGAAGATAGCGATGATTGTCGTACTGTTTGAAGCTGAAGCCCGCCCCGAACACCAGATGCGTTATCTGCAACTGGCCGCTGACCTGAGACCGCTGTTAAAGGACAGTGATGGATTTATCTCTATTGAACGCTTTCAGAGCCTGGGTGATGAGAGAAAAATACTCTCGCTCTCCTGGTGGCGCGATGACGCCGCGGTGCAGGCCTGGAAACATAACCTCTGCCACCAGGCCGCACAGCGTGAAGGCCGTGAAACCCTCTTTGCCGGTTATCGCATTCATATCGCCGCGCTGGTCAGAGAATATGCCTCACAACAGGGAGTAAATTAACATGTTCGATATTCATATGATCCTGCAAAATAGTCCAGGCACCCTTTCCCGTCTCGCCACGCTGCTGGGCCGTAATGGAATCGGCCTGGAAGGCGGCGGCCTCTTCTCGTCTGGTGCGCAGAGCCATGCCCATTTTCTGGTTGCGGAAGGCGAACGGGCGCGTGCCGTGCTGGAAGCGGAGCGGATCACCGTCGAGGCGGTAAATGTCCCGTTGATTCGCAGGCTACCGCAGCAGCGTCCTGGCGAGCCTGGAGCGATATGGCTCGCCTGAGTTCAGAGACCCTTTGCCGCAAGACTCTGCACGGGCGGCTTCACACTGCCCGGAATCCCCTTATCTGCCCGTAACAGGCTTATGAATTCTGTCACATTTTCGCAAACTCACCTCAGAGCCGATAACACGCCGACAAAATCGGCAGTCTCTGTAACTTTATGAATCAAAATGCTTTTAAATAGTAACCCTATGAAATCATGCGGTGCGCACATTAATCATTGTCCTTTTTGCACTTATTTAGCGCCGGGCACTGATCCACTCTTCAGTCACAGGCGCGGCAAAAAGCGTCATACCTTACTGGAGTTACTGATGCAGACAACCTCACCCATGACTCACCGCGCCAGGATTGGCGCCATTTTTCGTGTGACCTCTGGCAATTTCCTCGAACAGTTTGATTTCTTCCTGTTCGGTTTTTATGCCACCTATATCGCCCATACCTTCTTCCCGGCCAGCAGTGAGTTTGCCTCACTGATGATGACCTTTGCCGTGTTTGGTGCAGGGTTCCTGATGCGCCCGATTGGCGCAGTGGTGCTGGGGGCGTACATCGATAAGGTTGGCCGTCGCAAGGGGCTGATCGTCACGCTCTCCATCATGGCGGCAGGCACCTTTATGATCGTGCTGATCCCCTCTTACCAGAGTATTGGCCTGTGGGCACCGCTGCTGGTGCTGATCGGCAGACTGCTGCAGGGTTTCTCCGCAGGAGCAGAGCTGGGCGGCGTGTCGGTTTATCTGGCCGAGATCGCGACGCCGGGCCGCAAAGGCTTCTACACGAGCTGGCAGTCGGGCAGTCAGCAGGTCGCGATTATGGTCGCGGCGGCGATGGGCTTTATCCTCAACGCGGTGCTGGAAGAGAGTGCCATCCGCGAATGGGGCTGGCGCATTCCGTTCCTGTTTGGCTGTCTGATTGTGCCATTTATTTTCGTGCTGCGTCGCAAGCTGGAAGAGACGCAGGAGTTCAGCAATCGTCGCAGTCATCCTGATGTGAAACAGGTGTTCCGCATTCTGCTCAGTAACTGGCAGGTGGTGATTGCCGGGATGCTGATGGTCGCGATGACCACCACGGCGTTTTACCTGATTACGGTTTACGCGCCGACTTTTGGCAAGAAAGTCCTGCTGCTGAGCGCCTCTGACAGCCTGCTGGTAACGCTGCTGGTGGCGGTATCTAACTTCATCTGGCTGCCGATTGGCGGCGCGATCTCTGACCGCTTTGGCCGCAAACCTGTCCTGGTTGCCATGACGCTGCTGGCAATCGCCACCAGCTATCCAGCCCTGAGCATGCTGGCGGCGGCACCGGGCTTTTCCATGATGCTGGGCGTGCTGCTGTGGCTTTCAATGATTTATGGCCTCTACAACGGCGCGATGATCCCGGCACTGACCGAAATCATGCCAGCGGAAGTGCGCGTGGCGGGCTTCTCGCTGGCCTACAGCCTGGCAACGGCGCTGTTTGGTGGCTTTACCCCGGTGATGTCGACCGGCCTGATCGAGCTGACCGGCGACAAAGCTTCGCCAGGTTACTGGATGAGTTTCGCAGCTGTCTGCGCACTGGGCGCAACACTGTATCTCTATCGCCGCACCCGCAGTGCCGTCTCACCTGTCCATAAAACCGTTAGCTGAGGAAATGAAAATGAAACTGAAAACGATGTCGCTGTACGCTGCCCTGCTGTTCAGCGTGGCGGGCAGCGCCACGGCGCAGGCGAAAGAGCTGACGGTAATGATCTCCGGCGGATTTAAAGCGGCATGGGATACGCTCTCGCCACGCTTTGCCGAACGTGAAGGGATCACCATTAACACGGTTGCCGGTCCGTCAATGGGCAAGACGCCACAGGCCATTCCGGCGCGGCTGGCGCGCGGTGAACCGGCCGATGTGG
Encoded here:
- a CDS encoding dihydrodipicolinate synthase family protein, translating into MFSGLSAFPLTPFAEGNPDEAAFLRLLSRLTEAKVDSLGVLGSTGSYAYLTRTQRRRIATLAVEHADSIPVMICVGAVSTDEVLALAEDAQQAGAAALLLPPLGYQALKEEEVFTLYETVTRYASVPICVYDNPGTTHFTFSDTLLGRIAELPGVGSVKIPGVPAEQSVANDRLMQLRGTLPASVSVGVSGDAAASNGLIAGCDGWYSVCGGLFPRVAKAMTDAAAAGDYASVRAQSDRLQPLWALFRHHGGSFRVISAAAGLLGLTERDCVPRPLLPLSAADCREIADVLAALGLS
- a CDS encoding MFS transporter, with protein sequence MQTTSPMTHRARIGAIFRVTSGNFLEQFDFFLFGFYATYIAHTFFPASSEFASLMMTFAVFGAGFLMRPIGAVVLGAYIDKVGRRKGLIVTLSIMAAGTFMIVLIPSYQSIGLWAPLLVLIGRLLQGFSAGAELGGVSVYLAEIATPGRKGFYTSWQSGSQQVAIMVAAAMGFILNAVLEESAIREWGWRIPFLFGCLIVPFIFVLRRKLEETQEFSNRRSHPDVKQVFRILLSNWQVVIAGMLMVAMTTTAFYLITVYAPTFGKKVLLLSASDSLLVTLLVAVSNFIWLPIGGAISDRFGRKPVLVAMTLLAIATSYPALSMLAAAPGFSMMLGVLLWLSMIYGLYNGAMIPALTEIMPAEVRVAGFSLAYSLATALFGGFTPVMSTGLIELTGDKASPGYWMSFAAVCALGATLYLYRRTRSAVSPVHKTVS
- a CDS encoding antibiotic biosynthesis monooxygenase family protein translates to MIVVLFEAEARPEHQMRYLQLAADLRPLLKDSDGFISIERFQSLGDERKILSLSWWRDDAAVQAWKHNLCHQAAQREGRETLFAGYRIHIAALVREYASQQGVN
- a CDS encoding RpiB/LacA/LacB family sugar-phosphate isomerase → MKIALMMENSQAAKNVTVLKELEGVAQPLGHQVFNVGMSDEQDHHLTYIHLGIQASILLNSQAVDFVVAGCGTGQGALMSLNIHPGVNCGYCIDPADAYLFAQINNGNALALPFAKGFGWGAELNLRFIFEKAFTGEKGNGYPPERKEPQVRNAGLLNQVKAAVIKDNYLDTLRAIDPELVRTAVSGPRFQQCLSEHGKNQEIVAFVRQLTH
- a CDS encoding AAA family ATPase, whose translation is MFMTSAPATLHLLCGKIASGKSTLAAQLGALPGYVVLSEDQWLAALYQDEMHSVADYVRVAAKLRKAMTPHLVALLNAGVPVVLDFPANTRANRDWMRSVIEASSADHRLHYLDVPDALCKSRLHARNQSGEHAFAATEEQFALITRYFEPPQEEEGFHLVRHV
- a CDS encoding cupin domain-containing protein, translated to MFIYHKERPLEDLGNGVTRRVLAYGGTMMAVEVIFEKEAVGPLHHHPHEQLTYVLSGRFAFTINGETREVGAGDTLYKAPNVVHGCVCLEAGVLLDTFTPQREDFLAAK